TAAGCGCATTGATCATGCTTCTTGTAATTTCGCAGTATTATAATAAAATTTTCCATTTTTCAATTGCAATTGTTATTATTTACATAGTTCTTAAGAATATTATCCATAATTACTAGCATTGTCCGTTGCAATTTCATTGTTCATTATTGTGCAGATAACAAACAattactttatgcgaaacaacTTGTATGCACGTGCTTTatgcacattatgaatcttctaagtccgccaaaaTGATCTTTAGGCATAAATTTGTGTtttttgcgaagcatctaagtatggctAGATCAAATACATTGTGCAAAATTTTTCAAGTCTCATTCTTTTCGCATACACTTTAATTATTTTCATTAACAAACAAGTGGTCTTTACCATCACTTGTACAGTTGGAATCTCATTATTTATGCTATGCATAAAGCTTACAAATTATGCACAAATATCTCATTATGATATTTGAGAGAAATTTGAACTTTATTTATTTCGCACAACATTACAATCATAATTTTGCTTCATATAGCACTAATCATTACATTGATTTTGCAACAATTTTACATATTATTTTTCATTACATGTAGTATCTTTTCAGCAAAGTAGCATGTCACGCATTAGGTATGTTACGCCCTTCAATGTCTTGGAGTTTATAAGAGCCTGTCGCATTAATTCCCATTATTTGGTATGGTCCCTCCCAATTAGGTCTCAATTTTCCAACTTTTCAGCACGGCTTGCTTCATTATTTCGCAAAACCCACTCACCAACATCAAAGGCTAACACGCGTACCTTCTTGTTGTAATACTTGGCAATTTGTTGCTTATTGTTAGTCTCCCTTATTGCGGACATAAGTCTGCGTTCCTCAATGAAATTTAAATTTTCACAAATGTCATCTGCATTCGTAGTTTCATCAAAGTTAGCAACTCTGTGCGTTTGAACAAAGACTTCCCCAGGGATCATTGCCTCTGAACCATACACAAGGCTAAAAGGTATATCGCCTGTACTTTTCTTGAAAGTTGTGCGATGAGCCCATAATACATTTGATAGCTCATCAACCCATCCATTTCGCTTTTCATTCAAATGCTTTTGAATCCCGCAAACAATATCACGGTTAGTTACTTCGCATAGCCCATTTGCTTGCAGATGCACAACCGATGTAAATTTTTGGATTATATTCAATTCTGCACACCAGCTTAAAAATGGGTCCTTTGCAATCTGTGCCCCATTATCACTTACAAGTTCTCGTGGGATACCAAATCTGCAAACAATGTATTCCCACACAAAATACCGCACTTGCACTCCAGTTATTGTGCGTAAAGCTTTAGCTTCTacccatttagtaaaataatcaatTGCCACAATCAGAAACTTTAAATTCCCGCCCCCGGGGGAAATGGTCCCACAATATCAATGGCCCATTTATAGAACAGTCGTGGTGAATTAATTGAGATCATGTCGTGCCTTGGCTTTCTGTTCTGCAGGCGCATGCCTTTGACAACTTTTACATCTTTTAACTATTTGCGCAACATCACGATACAGGGTAGGCCAAAATAACCCAGTCGCATTATTTTTGCCGCAATAGTTTTTGTAGCCTGAATGAAGAGCACAAGATCCACTATGCACCTCTTCAATAATCGTTGCAGCCTCTGCGTGTCCTGTGCACCGCATTAATGGTCCCAGATATGATTTGCGATATAGCATATCGTTTTCAATCACATACATAGGGGATCTTTGTCACACTAATCGAGCTTCTTTCTTGTCCTCTGGTAGTGTATTATTGCGCAAATAATGCACTATAAGATCCATCCAATTTTTTTGAACTTCTTCTATAGCCGCAAAAATCAAACTACCATCAATGGATTTATTGGGAAGCTCTTCTACCCAGACTTGCTTTTGGAAATGCAAAAAAGTCAATGCAACAAGCTTACTTAGCGCGTTCGCCTTTTTATTTTGACTTCTGGATACTTGTGATAAttcaaaaaatttaaatttttccgCGGCTTCCTACACTAGCTTCAAATACTTTTGCATAGACAACTCATGAGCTTCAAATGAGCCATTGAATTGATTTGCCACTAACTGCGAATCTACATACGCGCGTAACTGTAAAATATTCATTTTATGCGCCATTTTTAATCCCGTGAGCAGTGGTTCATATTCAGCCTCATTATTCGTTATATCAAAATTAAAATGCAGCAAGTATGTATGCTCTTCACCATTCGGGCTTGTTAATACTAATCCCGCACCCGCACCTTCAATACACGACGCACCATCTGTATATAAATCCCATATTTCATGTTGAAGAGGCTTTAAGTGCGTTCTTTCATAGATAACTTCAAGCTCACCTTCATTTCTGCAAGGTAATCTGCCAAAACCTGGCCCTTTACAGATGTGCGCGGAAAATATGTTATTTCAAATTCTCCTAACTCGATTGCCCATTTGGCGAGTCTTCGTGATACTGCGGGTGTACTCAAAACTTGTTTAACTGGCAAGTCATTGAAAACATATATTGGATGACGTTGAAAGTATCTGCATAATCTTCTTGATGTCAAAACCAGCGCATAAATAAATTTCTCGATAAGCGCGtagtttatttcacttcccgcGAGCGCCATGCTAACAAAGTAAACTGGCTTCTGAACTTTATTTCGTTCCGCAACAAGCACTGAACCAAATGCCTCATTCGCAATCGAAATATAAAGATATAATATTTCACCATCTATAGGCGCAATCAATGTAGGTAGCGTAGCGAGCAGTTGCTTCATTTCTTGAAATGCCTTATCTGCCTCTTCTGTGCATACAAAGTTCTTCTGTTTAAAACACCCtttatgtcacgacccggaaaatttcgactaattttaaaccaaactctcgatacgatttaatatttttgacacgataagcaaagtctgttaggttgagtctcaaaatttttgaactgtttcatatatgcaattgatcTTCGACCATTTTTGACGATTTACGAATgactatttgtgtgtgtgtgtgtgtgtgtgtgtatatatatatatatatatatatatatatataataccattattaatgatatcattcttattattagtattactttgatgttattattaatattattattatttctattattattattattattattattattattattattattattattattattattattattattattagtatctttattattagttgtgacaacccggaaatttccgaccaaatttaaacttaatctttaaatgatttaatgttttcgactcgataagcaaagtctgtaatgttgaaatctcgaaaactttgaactgtgttcatgtattcatttacccttcgattgCTCtgtatgattcacgaacaattatgtgtaaatagatatgtatgaatatatacatatgtgtgattattaaattgagaaatattaataaaacatttaacggtttggttaatatgaaaataagttatgaaattattatatgacttgaaaacgttaacaatgtatttgataaataatactttacataaatgtaatagtttcaatataagtttatcggtgaaaattaaaagataatatcagatgattgaattatcagatacattatgacatgattacgggtctctattgtgaggtccacgttgatttgagaaatctttccattttaacaatattcagaaaatggtaaagtgaattacaagtaagaacaaatatatcaattaacgataactggacaaaggttagtagagattcctgcttaactttcaatgcaatgattgcctcgagtctttgataagataattatttagttttcatattattgaaaACATTTTGGATATAGGTGAAACCTTTTAACGAATGAGTTTGAATACATACAATAAGTCGTAATGTAAATTGTTAgaaccatatatataaataacttgcatcgagtatttaaaacgtgtttatgtatattaaatatatatgatttcaaattagctaagtaaacgatagtaacacttgctTAAGTGATTCGATTGATATGAAGATAGGATAACTAGTACGTTTAAGAAAttaaaataaacgctagtacataaatgagctatacttagttaagttttaaaatgtaaACGTTATGTGACATAATcattgttaaatatttaaatgattttaaattatataacggtctttgaaatataattagttttgaaaaacaaaatattatattattagataaatatttcaattatatatataatgtgtacaagttataatttaaatgatgatatttgtatatatatatatatatatatatatatatatatatatatatatatatatatatatatatatatatatatatatatatatatatatatatattttacaaaatataatattaacttagatataaaacgttttgaattaaatatactttgataaatatttagacgttgatttatagaagcaaatgactaaaacactcaaatgaataagttacatttcaattactataattattggtgaattaagtctaattattaataaaggtacacgtcgtgaa
The window above is part of the Rutidosis leptorrhynchoides isolate AG116_Rl617_1_P2 chromosome 1, CSIRO_AGI_Rlap_v1, whole genome shotgun sequence genome. Proteins encoded here:
- the LOC139897812 gene encoding uncharacterized protein; the protein is MYVIENDMLYRKSYLGPLMRCTGHAEAATIIEEVHSGSCALHSGYKNYCGKNNATGLFWPTLYRDVAQIVKRCKSCQRFGIPRELVSDNGAQIAKDPFLSWCAELNIIQKFTSVVHLQANGLCEVTNRDIVCGIQKHLNEKRNGWVDELSNVLWAHRTTFKKSTGDIPFSLVYGSEAMIPGEVFVQTHRVANFDETTNADDICENLNFIEERRLMSAIRETNNKQQIAKYYNKKVRVLAFDVGEWVLRNNEASRAEKLEN